The following is a genomic window from Drosophila busckii strain San Diego stock center, stock number 13000-0081.31 chromosome 2L, ASM1175060v1, whole genome shotgun sequence.
gctggagcagcagccattcCAAACTTCAGCACATGAGCTGCATTTGCTCTTTAGCGAGCCTTTGGAGCAGCCTTTACAACTGCCCTGGCCTACGTGGCAAGCTGAGCTGCAACACCGCATTATACTCAGCATAGATAAACAAGAGAGCGTGGCACGCAAggagctgcaacagctgctgcagttggagCCGGCGCAGCTGCTCTCAAGTCACACTCAAGCCTGGCTGCAgttttggcaacaacaattctcTATTGAGCTGCTGGGCGACGGTGCTTTGGAGCTCTCACGCATAGTTAATGCCGGCATTTTCTACTTGGCCAGCTCGTTGCCCTCGCTAAGCAGTCATCAGCCCAATGAATTTCTATTATGGCTTAAGTCCCACGGGCTTGGCCACGCGGCAATCTGGAGGCGGATTATCAGGGTCATAACTTTTGGGATACGGAAATTTGGATGTTGCCAGCGGTCACGCAGTTTGACTTTGAatatgccaagcagctgctggagtaTCGCTTTAGGCATTTGGAGGGCGCTAGATATAATGCCAATCTAACTGGATATAAGGGCGCCAGGTAAGTCTAAagtataacatatataaattaataaagtctAGTCTCGATTTTCAAACTTAATTGTGGCCAGCTGCTATTTAAAACATTCTAAATTTTGATTTCAGAATTgttcaatcaattaaataaattagattttaaatagcctatatatttatattaaatttatttataagctgttagtcaaaaattgttaattttaagcttcatattattttttatagtattttatgTAAAGCTATTTACTTGATCCTTGCGCTGCTTTTAGATTTCCCTGGGAAAGCGCCTATACTGGCACTGAGGTAACCAATCCTTGCTGTCCCGTCATCGCTCAACAGGAAATACACGTCTCGCCAGATATATCCTTTGCGCTAAAGAAGCTTTTTGCGCAGTCCAAGGATTGGAGTTGGCTATGTGAGCGCGCCTGGCCCATAGCAGCAGAAGTAGCAGATTTTCTTGCAAGTCGCGCTAGTTGTGATGAGTCTGGCAGCTGCCACTTGTTGCACGTTATGGGACCGGATGAGGATCACGAGAATGTAGATGATAATGCCTACACTAATGCTGTAGCCAAAATAGCGCTGGACTTTGCTGTCTGGACGGGTGAGCAGTGCGCTCAGTTGGGCAATCGGCGTCGCTTTGAGAGTTGGCGTAATCTTAGCCAggcgctgctggtgctgcatgATCAGCAGCTGAACTATCATCCACAGCATTTAGGCTATCGCCGCGGCGATATAGTCAAGCAGGCAGATACCATACTGCTGGGTTATCCGCTGCTTTATGATACGAGCGCCACGCATCGCAACGATTTGgattattatgcaaatgttaCACGCGAATCTGGTCCAGCTATGACCTGGTCCATGTTTGCCATTAACTATTTGGACACCTTTGATCCACGCGCTGACGACTACTTCAAGCGCGGCTATGAAAGCTACGTGCGTCCAGAGTTTAAGGTTTGGAGTGAAACGCCCAGAGGCTATGCAGGTTCTGCTAATTTCTTGACAGGCATTGGTGGCTTCCTGCAAGCTTTGCTGAATGGCTATGGCGGTCTGGACTTTATCATTGACGATAATCAGCCTACTATGCTATTGAGAAATACAAATGTGCCGCCGCTTATAGATCAGGTGACTGTCAAGTATATTAATCTAGGCAAGCTCAAGTGCAGCTGGTTCCTTTAAATATACATCCTCGGGAATGGAATTGGCACAGCTCCAGCAGAATcaaagctttaagctaaaGGCAGGGCAAGCTGCATAAACTAATGTCAGGCAGTTTTCATGGTAACTTAACtagctttaaatatagttatatacaaaaatttataacatttctGTACTTTCTTTCTAGTCACACTCAAACGTGGTGAAGAGCCTATGTATATAAACGCCatatagtttaaaatattaaatataaactatacagtaattatgtacatactttttaacaaaatatgtaattgatcaaatataaataaaatctttaacAGTATAAAATAATACGAATTAGCAAGCGATCGAACATtagaaaatcaaaaaattatgaaataacaagtttaagcttacaatttatataagcaacatatgtatttatagtttgtagtatgtaattttattattaatttttacactCAAAGCTGTTTTCACAATTGTCTAACAAGCTGCACTAGTGCagcatttttcatatttttgcattttattattcattttgttcgttgtttttgaagtttttcttttggattattgtttgttataatTGTTTGTGTGGAACTCTAAGCTTAGTTTGCATTTAGTATTGATGGATTTTGGAAGTTATCTATTGCATTTTGGTTATGGGCTATCTTGTAGTTTGTTGtgattatttatgttatttaaacTTGGATATTGAATTGCCGGCCACACCGCTAGTTTTATTGCTACCGCTAAGCACCACATAGGGTGTCTTTGTTTCCTTTTGTTTCTGTTGCAGCATCGTTAAAGTGCAGAGTGGTGTATCCGTCGAGCTCATGGTTTTCATTAGCTGCAAGCGAAAAACAttgttttagttaattaatcgtaacatttaaatgcgcttaagAAACTTACGCCATCCTGCTCCATTTTCTTTAAacgcttttcaattttgtttttgcctggTCCCTTGCCATGGAACTTGTGTGAGAGATAACGGAAAGCTTCCTTtagattaagtatacgcccaTTGTCGTCTATATAGTCTAGCTTGACATTTGGCTTAAAGGTTTCCTTGTCCTTGAATTCCATTATAGGACCAGCATGGAAACGATCGCGACGATTAATTTTTTCGTCCTCACTAAAACAgaatattgcataaataaataatatagtttaaattaatgtaaatgcATACCCAGCTGCCTTGTCTTCAATGGAATAGTTCTTGGCCTGCAGATGCGCCATTTTGGTATTACTAGGACGATTCTTTTCCTCCTTCTCCAGATAGCCCTTGGACAAAGCCAAGCGCAGAGCATTTGCAACACCTGCACCCACATCTGGCTCCTCATCCAAAATGGCACGTTCTTCTATGTCCTCACCCAAATTATCCAAGTCTGCTGGTTGCATAACCTCATCGGGATTAACAGAATTCCATGTGCCATGACTCGTTGAGGGCTCTGCCTGATCATGATCCATATGCTCATCCAAATCCTCATGCTTATCAAAGTCCAGCATGTCACTGGAATCCTCATTACGATTGCCAGCCATGCCATAGGTGGGTATATCGCCCAGCGTGCGACAAAACTCCGCTGTGGCATTCAACACAATGTTGCCATCGACGCTGCTCTGCTCATTGCCATTGGCGGCTGCCTCAGGTTCTTGTGTCTCCTGCTTTATAGCTGTCATATCGATGGGCAATGGTTTTGTAATAAGCTGCTCCTTTTGCTTGAGCTTGCGCGCCTTGGACAGCACGCGCTCCAAGTCATCATCCTCCTGCTCGAGTTTTATTTGCGCCTTGGTGTCCTCTTGCATGGTGACATCCTCATCATCTGGCTCGCGATAGCGTCCCTGACGACTGCCAAAGTTAGCTGAGCTGCCAGCCTCTGCCAAAGGCTCCAAGTCTTCAGCTTTAAGCTTTTGACGCAACTTTTTAACCTTCTTCTTCGGCTTTTTGAATCTGCAAGgcatagaaaatttatattaatttatttaaaaaatttatatttagcttacGTTGCCAACTCCTCTGCGCTAAAAGTATCCGAAGCCAATTGTATTTGCGTATCCTGCAACGTTTCCAAACGTTTGCCCGCCAGCTTTGTTTTAATCTCCAGCAGCTTGCGTCTATGCTCACGCTCCTCATCCATATTCTCGCCTATGACGAAATCCTTGCGTTTGATGGCCTGTCCATCAATATCCTCATCATATTTCTCTAAAATAGCACGCTCTATGGGATTGCCTAGCTCATCGTATTGCTCCTCATAGACATTATAGCCGTAGCTCAAGGGATTTAACTTCTTGTTTACAACATTCTTCTTATAACGCTCGTCATCCAGCATATTAACATTGACCAAAGTATCGCCATCTGTATCATTGAGCACATCTTGATCCTTAAGCGTAAGAATAACTGTGCGTCCTTCATTAAAGTCTTCCATGTCATGCTGTACACGCAATCCCTTAAGATTGCGTTCATTGTAGGCCAATTGACGCGCTTTGCGCTGTTCCTGCTCTACAAGCTCCGAAACACCAAAGGCTTCATCcagctcctccagctccttggcctgtaagcaaaaaataaacaattataacaaTAGTTGCTTTACGCTTATGCTTAGTTTACCTTGCGCTGCGCTTCCTCGCGCTGATCAACCACACGCTTATTACGATTCACCCACTTGGCTGCATCATCTGTCTCCTCATCGGATTCACCCAAGGTGCGTATGCGCGCCAGACGCTCCTCTAGGAAACGTTTCTCTTTGCGCTGTTTGAGCTTCTCACGCAGCTTTTCTGCCTCCTTTTTGTCCTTTATGTTGTCAGCAGGCTTGTGCAAAAATTCACCCCACTCATCCTTGTAGGAGGACAAATCCTTTTCATCAGCAGCACGTTCACGTTTGCTGCTCTCGTGCTGACTCGACGATTCAGTTGCTTTGCTAGATGTGCTACTATCCATTTCCAATGGCTTGAGGCCGAGCTTCGCACGCAGCTTGTTTGTTTCTGCAATGGAGAGCACATCGCCAGCGCCATTCTCTGGTATGGGAGACGCACTGCGCTCGCGTTGACGTTGCTCCTTGTTGCGAGTGGGAGAACGCGAGCGACCCTCGCGCTCACGCACTCCACGTTTGCGTgcctcacgctcacgctccaGCTCTCGCTCGCGACGACGTTCACGttcgcgctctctctcccgTTCCCTTTCACGTTCTCTCTCACGGTTCTCACGCTCCTTTTCCCGCTCCCTTTGCTCCCTTTCGCGCTCCATCCGATCCCGTTcccgctcacgctcacgctcatAGTCCAGCTGCTTAGAGATCTGTGGCGGCGGTGGAGCCTCACGTTGTTGGGATCTAGAACTGGTTGCCTCCACGGGCACTTCCACGCAGTCGGAACCTGCAATATAAATGAACAGCACTTAGTACTTGCATTTGCTTTCATGTTGCCTCAGGGTTAAGGCTTGTTGCTCATACTCACGCTGCCTGcaacagaaaaataaaaaaacaacaacaaacgtttTAGTGAGCTTCAAGCACTGTCTTCCTCTCACACCCCTTTCTCAGTATCTTTTGTTATGTTGCAAACTATCATTGGCGACTTACTGTCCGAATCAGATTCCTCCAGCGATATCACCTCGCTGGTACGCTGCTCACGTTGCTCCTTGTGCTTGTGGTGCTTATGGCGATGCTCCTTGTGTTTCTTATGCTTGTGATGTCTGTGGCGTGCGGAAGACGAATCGTCTGTGAGATCTAAAGTCATATCAGCTTCCTCATCGCCTACGCGTTGAGATCGTTCTCGCGAATGCGAACGATGAGTGtgctttttatcttttttgtgttttttaacaGATGACGATCccattttaataaactttgttttttttcttaacaAATACAGATATTTCTAAACGTTTTCGTTCCTAGCGATGAGCGTTTTGTTACAAGCCGTTACTCGACGCTGGTATTTTAAAGTATAAGCTAGCGCCAGTGTATCGGTATTGACTAACTTTTTTATCGAATGCCAAagtattttgaataaatatatctGAGATCAAAAAGTTTgattaaacttattttattgattaaataaatatagttgaATAAATTAGTTGGCGCGATCCCAACGCCAGACAGTGCTGTCGTCGCAGACACATATCAAAATGGAGCCATCCTTCGAGAAGGAAGTTTGTCGTATGGTGGTTGTGCACTTGGGATGCACCAGCTGGCTGCACTTGGTCAAATTGGGATCACAGTCGAGCTCCCAGACATAAGTGGTTCCCAGTTGATTGCCCAGCGCCAGAACCTTTTGCCaagcattaaaagcaaagcgcacaaaCCAAATCTCACACattttataatcaaaatgATGCAGCACTGTAGTAGAGTCCTGTGGCTTTATGTCCTGAGGCTGCGCAGACAACTTTCCAGGTTTCCAGCAGACAATAGAGTTCTCGCAAGACTTGGAGAACACAAAGTCACCAAACCACTGCACACAGTCCACATAGTTGCGATGTATATCACGCGTCGAAAAGTCGGGGAAATGCTCCTTGATGGTGGGAAAAGGCCCAGTCTGCTTGCTGGGATTAAAGCTACAGCTTAACTCAATGGCCTGCTGTATTTCCGGCTTACTGAGGCACCATAACTTCAAGGAATGGTCCATGCCGCTGGACATGATGCGTTCGCCGCGCAAATCAAAATCCAATGAAAGCACTTCATCGCGGTGACCCTCAACGCCGCCAAACATAGCAACACAGACATCTGTTTGTATATTCCACAAACGCAGCGAATGATCCTTGCTGCCGGAAAGCAATAACTGCGGTCGTAATGGATGAAACTTAAGCTCATTGATGGCATGTCCATGTCCAATATAGTTCTTGGCGCAGCGATGCTGGTTAATGTCAAAGATGCGAATAACGCCGCGATATCCAGCGGCGGCTAGCACAGGATCGCCAGTAACATCATCATAGGACCAGGCACAGGTATAAAAACTTTCATCTGTCTGCAAGCACACAtgcacaatttattaataaataaattaaaagttaaacacAGCTTACATCTGGATCCGCATACACCTGCAGCAGACGTATACCATGCTCATGCTCCTGCTCCTGATCCTGATCTTCCTCCTGGTCGCTCTGCTGACGCACGCACTCGTAGATAGAAACACGGTCTTTGCCTACAGTGGCAAACACTGCCTGATTGCGCTCTAGATATGGATTGAACTGCACGCCAAATATCTGATGATTGTGATCTTCACGCACATGATAGTTGTATTTATAGAGCGGCTGCACCATTTTGTGGCTCTTGGAGCGCCGGCCGCGTTTCAATTTGCGCGCAGTGGGCGATTTgctgcgtgttgttgttgtcgttgttgtggCGCTAAAAACACTGACCGAGTCTAATGAAAGCGAATCATCCTCCAGGCCAGCTGGGGTATCTGCAGTTGGTGTGTTAACTTCAGCTGCAATTACGAGTTCTCCTATGCTCTCACTTGAGCTATTTTCCATCATATGTTTACTTAATtgatgaatatttaatttaataaattataaacaaagcaaacaaacaatttggttttttctttttggcgtGGAGTATTGTAGCACACAGCttttgtatgtttatgttttcagCTTATAGGCAACAGCTGTTAGGCCAGCAAGTATCAGctagcataaaaatatgcaaagtgtGGCAACGCTACAAGTAGCTCAGCTGAAAACTAGTGCGAAATATGCACAACAAATAAGAAAcgcaataatttaaacaaatttaaagattATAATGTCTGTGCTGCGTTTTTTGGCAACGCGACAGGCGCTAACAGCGCTAAGCCGACCAGCGCTGCTAAATACGCGCTTAATGACAGCCTGGACAAGCAACAAgaacacaacaataacaacatcactccttgaaaataattgcacgcaattgcagcagcaacgcggCCATAAGCGTTTTGGTCATGAAAAGGAGATTACACCTAAGGTTACCAAGTACTTTCACATATTgattttgagtttgttttttgtaagcGTGCTTGACTGGGGCAAGTAAGTATAAGCATAgtattagttataaataaatctatataaatttgcaaaaaccGTCTATTTATAGAGTAAAGCGTTTGCTCATACCCAAAGTGGACGCCGATGCGGGTCAGCGTCCCAGTAATGCAGCAGGCGTTAATGGCGACAGTGAAACTGAGGACGAGGACGACGATGAAGCGAGACTTAATCTGCATGAGGGCAAGAAGGTTAAGGAAAAAGTTGGTTTCCGCGATCGCAAGGTAAATGCGCTGCAACTGTAAATATATTCGCTTTAGTGCTGTACATAAAGTATCTTTGAGTTTATTCTTCtgactttttatttcttcttaTGTTGGAACTCTTACTTTTCTGTTGAcatcacaaacacacacaaaacaaacaaataaacaaacacatatatgtatataaagatCATTGAGTATGAGAATCGTATAAGGCAATTTTCTACGCCTGACAAAATATTCCGTTACTTTGCCACGGTGCGTCTACAGGATGCGACACAAACAATTGT
Proteins encoded in this region:
- the LOC108601184 gene encoding polycomb protein esc, which gives rise to MMENSSSESIGELVIAAEVNTPTADTPAGLEDDSLSLDSVSVFSATTTTTTTRSKSPTARKLKRGRRSKSHKMVQPLYKYNYHVREDHNHQIFGVQFNPYLERNQAVFATVGKDRVSIYECVRQQSDQEEDQDQEQEHEHGIRLLQVYADPDTDESFYTCAWSYDDVTGDPVLAAAGYRGVIRIFDINQHRCAKNYIGHGHAINELKFHPLRPQLLLSGSKDHSLRLWNIQTDVCVAMFGGVEGHRDEVLSLDFDLRGERIMSSGMDHSLKLWCLSKPEIQQAIELSCSFNPSKQTGPFPTIKEHFPDFSTRDIHRNYVDCVQWFGDFVFSKSCENSIVCWKPGKLSAQPQDIKPQDSTTVLHHFDYKMCEIWFVRFAFNAWQKVLALGNQLGTTYVWELDCDPNLTKCSQLVHPKCTTTIRQTSFSKDGSILICVCDDSTVWRWDRAN
- the LOC108598668 gene encoding LOW QUALITY PROTEIN: protein-glucosylgalactosylhydroxylysine glucosidase (The sequence of the model RefSeq protein was modified relative to this genomic sequence to represent the inferred CDS: deleted 2 bases in 2 codons); this translates as MFKFILLLITLLISSSSCELVTPAEYLLKTNSLPADLNFMPSLSNGHLGYTVFGDAIFMNGVYNGAAGNSQRARIPNWLNIKAELCDRFGCAESEANVSRSYEMNLLGGYFSYKQHYPGLDLTLEQRSYAHRFYNRAVIYELLAKRHATAARTNSPQFIKLSSQPGNASSAIDFELINKGSSAAGDFRHLRGHTKVLEQQPFQTSAHELHLLFSEPLEQPLQLPWPTWQAELQHRIILSIDKQESVARKELQQLLQLEPAQLLSSHTQAWLQFWQQQFSIELLGDGALELSRIVNAGIFYLASSLPSLSSHQPNEFYYGLSPTGLARGNLEADYQGHNFWDTEIWMLPAVTQFDFEYAKQLLEYRFRHLEGARYNANLTGYKGARFPWESAYTGTEVTNPCCPVIAQQEIHVSPDISFALKKLFAQSKDWSWLCERAWPIAAEVADFLASRASCDESGSCHLLHVMGPDEDHENVDDNAYTNAVAKIALDFAVWTGEQCAQLGNRRRFESWRNLSQALLVLHDQQLNYHPQHLGYRRGDIVKQADTILLGYPLLYDTSATHRNDLDYYANVTRESGPAMTWSMFAINYLDTFDPRADDYFKRGYESYVRPEFKVWSETPRGYAGSANFLTGIGGFLQALLNGYGGLDFIIDDNQPTMLLRNTNVPPLIDQVTVKYINLGKLKCSWFL
- the LOC108594405 gene encoding U4/U6.U5 tri-snRNP-associated protein 1, producing the protein MGSSSVKKHKKDKKHTHRSHSRERSQRVGDEEADMTLDLTDDSSSARHRHHKHKKHKEHRHKHHKHKEQREQRTSEVISLEESDSDSSDCVEVPVEATSSRSQQREAPPPPQISKQLDYERERERERDRMEREREQREREKERENRERERERERERERERERRRERELEREREARKRGVREREGRSRSPTRNKEQRQRERSASPIPENGAGDVLSIAETNKLRAKLGLKPLEMDSSTSSKATESSSQHESSKRERAADEKDLSSYKDEWGEFLHKPADNIKDKKEAEKLREKLKQRKEKRFLEERLARIRTLGESDEETDDAAKWVNRNKRVVDQREEAQRKAKELEELDEAFGVSELVEQEQRKARQLAYNERNLKGLRVQHDMEDFNEGRTVILTLKDQDVLNDTDGDTLVNVNMLDDERYKKNVVNKKLNPLSYGYNVYEEQYDELGNPIERAILEKYDEDIDGQAIKRKDFVIGENMDEEREHRRKLLEIKTKLAGKRLETLQDTQIQLASDTFSAEELATFKKPKKKVKKLRQKLKAEDLEPLAEAGSSANFGSRQGRYREPDDEDVTMQEDTKAQIKLEQEDDDLERVLSKARKLKQKEQLITKPLPIDMTAIKQETQEPEAAANGNEQSSVDGNIVLNATAEFCRTLGDIPTYGMAGNRNEDSSDMLDFDKHEDLDEHMDHDQAEPSTSHGTWNSVNPDEVMQPADLDNLGEDIEERAILDEEPDVGAGVANALRLALSKGYLEKEEKNRPSNTKMAHLQAKNYSIEDKAAGEDEKINRRDRFHAGPIMEFKDKETFKPNVKLDYIDDNGRILNLKEAFRYLSHKFHGKGPGKNKIEKRLKKMEQDGLMKTMSSTDTPLCTLTMLQQKQKETKTPYVVLSGSNKTSGVAGNSISKFK